The Miscanthus floridulus cultivar M001 chromosome 6, ASM1932011v1, whole genome shotgun sequence genomic interval GTCTTTGACAACCACGCGTTTGTCAGACTGGCTGAGGCCACGCACATTCCAGGAGAGCACCACAAAGTTGTGATACGAACGATTCATGGATTCAGACTGAAACAACCAACGCCCGCTGAAGGCAGCAACAAGTTCCTGAGAGACAAAACAGACGGCGAGAGGACATTGCACGAACGAACAGAAACTAACACAGCAAGGTTCAAAGGCCTAAGAAAAAAGGACGGCGACGGAGAACCGCGATGACCGGTAAAGGCAGTGGCAATGCCAACCAGCCGGGCCGCAGGCGCAGCGTCGATCATGGGTAGCGACCGgtggccgccgccaccgcaacAGCACGCCTGCTGGGGCCGTCAAGACACGCGGCCTTGGCCAGACGGGAGAGGTCGAGCGCCATCAAAGGATTCTTCTTCTTGAGGATGCGGCAGGCAGAGACCTGCGCCTTGAGCTCAGAAGAGCAGAGTACAAGGCTCTCCCGAAGAGCCTTCCTGTTGACCGCCTTTGTGGTCATGTCGACGAAGGAGCCAGACTCCCGAGCAGCAAGCCTGGAGCTAGCACGCTGAGGTTGGCGCCCAGCAGGACCGCGACTGCGGCGAGGCTGCGGCAGGCGATCAGGAGCAACCGGTAGGCCCGAGGAGGCTTCAGGGGCACCAGAAGGACTCGGGCGCCCGACCGGGCGACGACCGCGGCGCGGCTGGAGGTGCTGGACCGccggggacggcggcggcgcgggcataGTGTTGTCGACGTCGTGCCAGGGGAGAGCGAGGAGCGAATAGGAGCAGAGAGGCGTGGAGGGCACCGGGTCCCACGGCTCCAGCACCGTCGACGGGAGGATGACCGGGAGGCGCGGCAGCGGTGCAAGCGGGAAAGGGCGCACCAGGCCGTAGAAGAACGAGTCGAAGCCCGGGAAGCCAGGGACGAGCCGCAGGTTGCCGAAGGGGCAGGGCAGGTCCCGGGCAGGGGGACGCACAGGGCCGAACCGCGGGAGAGGGGTGTCCGGCGCACTCGCGGGCTCGCGgggaggcggtgccgtgggtGGTAACTGGGGTGCTGGTGGGTTGGCGCTAGAGGAGGCTACACGGTTGATGGGGTCAACGGTGGGGGACTGGAGGACCGAGGAGGAGGGAGGCGGCGACGCGGGGCGAGAGGGAACATGCAGGACGACAGGGACAGGCCTCGCCACCCCGTGCGAAGCAGGAGGCGGCGACCCGGGGTTGCGCGGGGAGCGTTTGACCGCCCAATGCAGGCGCGCCGAGCGCGGAGTTCTGCAGTTGCGAACCATGTGGCCGTAACCACCACAGCGCCGACACCGGACAGGGTCGCGACAGTCCTTGACGTGATGGTCGACGGCGAGGCAGCGGTAACAAGCGTTGGGGCTAGCACGGAAGCGTCTAGGCGCTGTGACCGGAGTAGGTTGAGGCGGCTTTAACACCGCCTGGAGGAAGGAGGCCGGCTGGACGGGCCTCGGTGCGCCGCACAGTGCAAGGTTGTTGGCACGGTAAATGCAGGGGTCGCCATTGTCAGCCGCGCCGCCTGACGTGGCGTGCATCGGGAGAGGGAGCAAAGGGGGGAGAGAAGGGGAGCCGGGCGTGCACAGCTTAAGCAGGTAAGGGCGCCGCGACGACGCGTTTTGGGCCGCCCTGGCATGAATGCTCTGTCCCCCAGACTTAGCAAGCGAAGCAACTGGATGTGAGAGGGTTACAGTGGGGGACCGTTGGGGCGCATTGAAGGCGGGCCCAGCCAAACGatcggccgcggccgccgcacGCGCTTCGTCGCCATGGACGTCGACCTCCATGGATCCCAAACGAAGGTGACCACGCAGCGCAATGAAACGAGCGACATTCTCGGACGCGACTAACACGTGGAACAAGAACGGGCGAATGGATCGTGCTTTCAAGACCACTGGAGGGGACGTCAAGCAGAAGGAGAGAATATTGGAGACCTGGTTGGAGTTGAGGGTGGTGGGGGCGGAGGAGAAGGAGGGTGTAAGCCAGAGAGTACCTGGCTTGGGGAGAGGGACTCCCAGCAACAATGGCGCTGCCGTGGAGTAGAAGTCGCGGAGAAGCAGCTCCTGGAAGCGGTGGCCCGGCCTCCCGGCGGGAGCCTGAGCGGCAGACTTGAACGCAGCACGGGGAGGGACGACGTCGGGTTGCACAGGACAAGGCGACGGGGGCACCTCAGGCAATGACGGCGTAGCTGGGGTGGTGGAAGAGAGGGGGTTGGGCTCAGAGGGTGAAGGTGGCGGAGGGGTCTGggcagacggcggcggcggcggctgcgcgaGGGGCGTCGCCGCTGAGTCGCCCGGGTCGAGAGCTTCGGCCCAGAGGCACTCCATCTCAGCCAAGCCGTTAACTTACCAGTTAATTAAGAATTAATAAGATGCGCTTCGATTAGGGACAGATGAATTCTGCTTCCAGTTCCAGTTCCAGTTCCAGATGACTGGTGCATTTCCATATTGGAATCTCCCTTTCCAAGTTCCAACAATGGCTTTGAGTGACAATCTGTCTGTCTCTGGGACAGTTCCATCCATGCCAACTCGCTTTTTCTGTATTGTTTGGCACAAACAATTGTAAAAGTTCTTTCAATTTGTTACATTTTCTACAAATATTCGTATACATAATACAAGGAGGTAATAACTGCTAGCGTGCCAAAAGAATACCTGGAGCACTTTCAAACTGTTACATTTTTCACCAAGTCCTGAAGCCTCACGCCCAGACACTGCAATCTTTCGGGTTCCAGAGATCAAAGCAAAACCTACTCATAACGTGCAACTCGATTAGACGATTATTGATCCTGAAAACAAAGCCACAGATGAATGTTGGTTCCAGACAAGATAATAATTACTGCTGCATTCAGCAATCTTGCCTCTATCCATCTCGGAGTCTCCCCATGCAAGTTCCAACGATGCATTCTTTTGACA includes:
- the LOC136461393 gene encoding uncharacterized protein, yielding MECLWAEALDPGDSAATPLAQPPPPPSAQTPPPPSPSEPNPLSSTTPATPSLPEVPPSPCPVQPDVVPPRAAFKSAAQAPAGRPGHRFQELLLRDFYSTAAPLLLGVPLPKPGTLWLTPSFSSAPTTLNSNQVSNILSFCLTSPPVVLKARSIRPFLFHVLVASENVARFIALRGHLRLGSMEVDVHGDEARAAAAADRLAGPAFNAPQRSPTVTLSHPVASLAKSGGQSIHARAAQNASSRRPYLLKLCTPGSPSLPPLLPLPMHATSGGAADNGDPCIYRANNLALCGAPRPVQPASFLQAVLKPPQPTPVTAPRRFRASPNACYRCLAVDHHVKDCRDPVRCRRCGGYGHMVRNCRTPRSARLHWAVKRSPRNPGSPPPASHGVARPVPVVLHVPSRPASPPPSSSVLQSPTVDPINRVASSSANPPAPQLPPTAPPPREPASAPDTPLPRFGPVRPPARDLPCPFGNLRLVPGFPGFDSFFYGLVRPFPLAPLPRLPVILPSTVLEPWDPVPSTPLCSYSLLALPWHDVDNTMPAPPPSPAVQHLQPRRGRRPVGRPSPSGAPEASSGLPVAPDRLPQPRRSRGPAGRQPQRASSRLAARESGSFVDMTTKAVNRKALRESLVLCSSELKAQVSACRILKKKNPLMALDLSRLAKAACLDGPSRRAVAVAAATGRYP